A single genomic interval of Polynucleobacter necessarius harbors:
- a CDS encoding homoserine kinase, whose product MAVFTPIELEDISQWIDQDFDIGQASDIRGIHGGIENSNFFLDSTKDGKTQEYVLTIFERLSAQQLPFYLELMRHLANKGVPVPKPIENKQGQILFTLKGKPAAIVTKLPGLSRLQPAANHCALVGEMLSKMHLAGKDFSKNQENLRSLDWWQKTIPSVLPHLNTSQKELITHELKTQEEFFSSGTYDGLPQGASHCDLFRDNVLFYPKGSDASQDELGGFFDFYFAGTGKWLFDIAVTANDWCLADNKQDLDPVRLEAFMKAYQSVRPLTTEEQASWPLMLRAAALRFWVSRLWDFYLPRDAQMLKPHDPTHFERILLSRRSL is encoded by the coding sequence TTGGCCAAGCTAGCGACATTCGCGGCATTCATGGCGGCATTGAGAACTCCAATTTTTTCTTAGACTCTACAAAAGATGGCAAAACGCAGGAATATGTTTTAACCATTTTTGAAAGATTGTCGGCGCAACAGTTGCCTTTTTACTTGGAACTCATGCGTCATCTGGCGAATAAAGGCGTGCCCGTTCCAAAGCCCATTGAGAACAAGCAAGGTCAGATTCTCTTTACATTAAAAGGCAAGCCAGCCGCCATTGTTACCAAGCTGCCAGGCCTGTCTAGACTACAACCCGCAGCCAATCATTGCGCCCTCGTTGGCGAAATGTTGTCGAAGATGCATTTAGCTGGAAAAGATTTTTCAAAGAACCAGGAAAATCTGCGTAGCCTAGATTGGTGGCAAAAAACAATCCCTTCAGTTTTGCCTCACCTAAATACGTCACAAAAAGAATTAATCACTCATGAATTAAAAACTCAAGAAGAATTCTTTTCTTCAGGAACCTATGATGGCTTACCGCAAGGCGCTAGCCATTGTGACCTGTTTCGCGACAACGTCTTATTTTATCCAAAGGGATCCGATGCTTCTCAAGATGAACTGGGCGGCTTCTTTGATTTTTACTTTGCTGGCACTGGCAAATGGTTATTTGATATCGCCGTGACTGCAAATGATTGGTGTCTTGCAGACAATAAACAAGATTTAGATCCTGTGCGTCTAGAAGCATTCATGAAAGCATATCAATCGGTGCGCCCATTGACTACAGAAGAGCAAGCCAGTTGGCCACTGATGCTGCGTGCGGCGGCATTGCGCTTCTGGGTTTCCCGTCTGTGGGACTTTTATTTGCCACGCGATGCGCAAATGCTGAAACCACATGACCCTACACACTTTGAACGCATTCTTTTAAGTCGTCGCTCCCTATGA
- a CDS encoding BPSS1780 family membrane protein codes for MKLNYVAPKEGYTWIRQGMWLFKQNPCGFLMLVFMYVFAAQLAVIIPVIGVFAVLLLTPTLSVGFMTACRQAILQERIKPMVYLIALQSGPMIRKRILQLGLLYAGMILLLSFILSLMVDFELLLPLMTSDNPITPEALRQVYLILFFGTMLYVPVAMLMWFSPVLVAWTDMPVPQALFSSALACWANKAAFFLYLLIWSAILIAIPLTVGMIFEAFSLWQVASFVIAPISMAGLTVMHCSFYATWKACFTEGEAIPSA; via the coding sequence ATGAAACTGAATTACGTAGCTCCCAAAGAAGGCTATACCTGGATTAGACAAGGCATGTGGCTCTTCAAACAAAATCCCTGTGGATTCTTGATGCTGGTCTTTATGTATGTCTTTGCCGCGCAGCTAGCAGTCATCATTCCGGTGATCGGCGTTTTTGCAGTACTACTACTTACACCAACACTTTCGGTGGGATTCATGACTGCCTGTCGACAAGCAATCCTACAAGAACGTATCAAGCCGATGGTCTATTTAATTGCATTGCAGTCCGGCCCGATGATTCGCAAAAGAATCTTGCAGCTAGGTTTGCTCTATGCCGGCATGATTTTATTGCTCAGCTTTATCTTAAGTCTTATGGTGGACTTCGAATTACTTCTCCCATTGATGACTAGCGATAATCCCATCACTCCCGAAGCATTGCGCCAAGTATATTTGATACTTTTCTTTGGCACGATGCTTTATGTACCCGTGGCTATGCTGATGTGGTTTTCGCCAGTTCTGGTTGCTTGGACGGATATGCCCGTTCCTCAAGCGCTCTTCTCAAGCGCTTTAGCTTGCTGGGCGAATAAAGCCGCCTTCTTTTTATATCTCTTGATTTGGAGCGCTATTCTGATTGCCATCCCACTAACGGTTGGCATGATTTTTGAGGCCTTCAGTTTATGGCAAGTAGCCTCTTTCGTCATTGCGCCAATCTCCATGGCGGGATTAACAGTAATGCACTGCTCTTTCTATGCCACTTGGAAAGCCTGCTTTACTGAAGGTGAAGCAATACCTTCTGCTTAG
- a CDS encoding UvrD-helicase domain-containing protein, with protein sequence MYSDLLANLNPEQREAVTLPPVNENGQAKSALILAGAGSGKTRVLTTRIAWLIQTGQVYPIGVLAVTFTNKAAKEMMLRLSAMLPINTRGMWIGTFHGLCNRLLRAHHQEAGLPSTFHILDTQDQLSAIKRLLKGLQVDDEKYPAKQLQYFIAHAKERGQRAKDLSVGDDFQAKMAQLYAAYDEQCRREGVVDFAELLLRSYELLKYSEPIRTHYQERFRHILIDEFQDTNALQYAWLKLLSGHDASKVNVSGMGSSSVFAVGDDDQSIYAFRGADVANMRLYEKQFHPMLVKLEQNYRSQGHILDTANHLIANNAERLGKNLRTDAGHGDPVLIYEAPSDHAEAAWLVDEIKVLVNSGIKRTEVALLYRSNAQSRIIEHALFSAGIPYRVYGGLRFFERAEIKHALAYLRLLENPNDDTSFSRVVNFPTRGIGARSIEALQDAARVQQCSLYAAASTLEGKAGAALGGFVRLVDHMREATRHNTLPETVEFVIQHSGLIQHYLSEREGQDRVENLQELINAATAFIAEEGYGQDATAAMLPGENAPDTVEVSPLAVFLSYASLEAGDNQAQTGQDAVQLMTVHSAKGLEFTSVFITGLEEGLFPHENSVNEQNGLEEERRLMYVAITRAKERLYLSHTQSRMLYGQVRYNMPSRFLEELPSGSLKWLTPTARDARWGGGNSRSGSTWQDGYTRQREYESNDFFDSGAERPRPAKRVERVGSASMEVKRLASPPRGNYPFTIGQNVFHTKFGEGRVTGLEGVYADARAQVNFKRHGIKWLQLSIAKLAAID encoded by the coding sequence ATGTACTCAGACTTGCTCGCGAACCTCAATCCAGAACAGCGCGAGGCAGTGACCCTCCCGCCCGTAAATGAAAATGGCCAAGCCAAGTCAGCCTTGATTTTGGCTGGAGCCGGGAGCGGCAAGACCCGCGTGCTCACCACCCGTATAGCCTGGTTGATTCAGACCGGTCAGGTATATCCTATTGGCGTCCTAGCGGTGACCTTTACCAATAAAGCCGCCAAAGAGATGATGCTGCGCTTAAGCGCGATGCTCCCCATCAATACCCGTGGGATGTGGATAGGCACCTTTCATGGCCTTTGTAATCGATTATTGCGAGCGCACCATCAAGAAGCGGGCTTACCATCAACCTTCCACATTTTGGATACCCAGGATCAGCTCTCGGCGATTAAGCGTCTTTTGAAGGGTTTACAAGTTGATGACGAGAAGTATCCCGCCAAGCAGCTGCAGTACTTTATTGCGCATGCTAAAGAGCGCGGTCAACGCGCAAAAGATTTATCAGTTGGCGATGACTTTCAAGCGAAGATGGCGCAACTTTATGCGGCTTACGATGAGCAGTGTCGGCGCGAGGGCGTGGTTGATTTTGCGGAGCTCTTATTGCGTAGTTACGAATTGCTCAAGTACAGCGAACCCATTCGCACTCATTATCAAGAGCGCTTTCGTCATATTCTGATTGATGAGTTTCAGGACACCAATGCCTTGCAATATGCGTGGCTCAAATTATTGTCAGGTCATGATGCTAGCAAAGTAAACGTTAGTGGCATGGGCAGTAGCTCTGTGTTCGCTGTTGGCGATGATGACCAAAGTATTTATGCTTTCCGTGGCGCCGATGTCGCAAACATGCGTCTCTATGAAAAGCAATTTCATCCAATGCTGGTAAAGCTAGAACAGAACTATCGCTCCCAAGGCCATATCTTGGATACCGCAAATCATTTGATTGCGAACAACGCTGAGCGTCTTGGCAAGAATCTGCGCACCGATGCTGGGCATGGCGATCCGGTCCTTATTTATGAGGCGCCAAGCGACCATGCAGAAGCGGCTTGGTTGGTTGATGAGATTAAAGTTTTAGTTAATAGCGGCATTAAACGCACTGAAGTCGCTTTGCTTTATCGCAGTAATGCACAGTCTCGCATCATTGAGCACGCGTTGTTTTCTGCGGGCATTCCGTATCGTGTGTATGGCGGTTTACGCTTCTTCGAGCGTGCTGAAATTAAACACGCGCTCGCTTATTTGCGCTTGCTTGAAAATCCTAATGACGATACGTCATTCTCTCGGGTGGTGAATTTTCCAACACGCGGTATCGGTGCTCGTTCAATTGAGGCATTGCAAGATGCTGCCAGAGTACAGCAATGCTCTTTGTATGCGGCTGCCTCGACATTGGAGGGTAAAGCGGGTGCGGCACTTGGCGGATTTGTGCGCTTGGTCGATCATATGCGTGAGGCGACTCGCCACAATACCTTGCCGGAAACCGTTGAGTTTGTAATTCAACATAGTGGGTTGATTCAACACTACCTCTCTGAGCGCGAGGGACAAGATCGCGTAGAGAACTTACAAGAATTGATTAATGCCGCAACAGCATTTATCGCTGAAGAAGGGTATGGTCAAGATGCCACGGCAGCTATGTTGCCAGGAGAAAATGCGCCGGATACGGTAGAGGTTTCACCGTTGGCAGTGTTCCTATCGTATGCTTCCCTAGAGGCTGGCGATAACCAAGCGCAGACGGGTCAAGATGCGGTTCAGTTAATGACAGTCCACTCTGCCAAAGGCTTAGAGTTCACCTCAGTTTTCATTACCGGACTTGAGGAGGGCTTATTTCCGCATGAGAATAGCGTAAATGAGCAGAATGGCTTGGAAGAAGAGCGTCGCTTGATGTATGTAGCGATTACGCGTGCCAAGGAGCGGCTTTACCTGTCCCACACCCAATCGCGTATGTTGTATGGTCAGGTGCGCTACAATATGCCTTCCCGCTTCTTAGAAGAGCTACCTTCGGGTTCCTTGAAGTGGCTTACGCCCACAGCAAGGGATGCTCGCTGGGGTGGTGGTAATTCTAGGTCAGGATCCACTTGGCAAGATGGCTACACCCGTCAACGTGAATATGAATCGAATGACTTTTTTGATTCGGGCGCTGAGCGTCCAAGACCCGCTAAACGAGTGGAGCGAGTTGGCTCAGCGTCGATGGAAGTGAAAAGATTGGCCTCTCCACCGCGTGGAAATTATCCATTTACCATTGGTCAGAATGTGTTCCACACCAAGTTTGGTGAGGGGCGTGTCACGGGTTTAGAAGGTGTTTATGCGGATGCAAGAGCGCAAGTGAATTTCAAGCGCCATGGCATTAAATGGTTGCAACTCAGTATTGCGAAGCTTGCCGCGATCGATTGA
- a CDS encoding valine--tRNA ligase produces MPNASNTPNSPAASSAGELAKSYEPAPIEAYWGPEWECHGIADATMDAGKGDFSIQLPPPNVTGTLHMGHAFNQTIMDGLVRHARMSGKNTLWVPGTDHAGIATQIVVERQLDAQKVSRHDLGREKFLEKVWEWKETSGNTITRQIRRLGASIDWGKEYFTMDSTMSKAVVEVFVQLHEQGLIYRGKRLVNWDPVLGTAVSDLEVVSEEEDGSMWHIRYPLADGSGHLTVATTRPETLLGDVAVMVNPEDERYKHLIGKSVHLPLCNRQIPIIADDYVDLNFGTGVVKVTPAHDFNDYAVGQRHQLPMINILTVDAKINESAPIAYQGMERFAARKQIVSDLDAAGLLEKVQPHKLMVPRGDRTQTIIEPMLTDQWFVAMSKLSPDNQYQPGSSIAGAALDAVTKGDIKLVPENWINAYTQWFENIQDWCISRQLWWGHQIPAWYGDDEQTFVARSEEEAKTKAAAAGYNGKLNRDPDVLDTWFSSALVPFSSLGWPDETPALNHFLPSSVLVTGFDIIFFWVARMVMMTCHFTGKVPFHTVYVHGLVRDAEGQKMSKSKGNTLDPIDLIDGIQIEELVGKRTTSLMNPKQAESISKKTKKEFPGGIPAFGADALRFTFASLASLGRNINFDQKRCEGYRNFCNKLWNATRFVLMNCSGNDEENGLGLCDNQCVPDGYLDFSPADRWIVSQLQRTEAEVAKGFENYRFDNIASSIYQFVWDEYCDWYLELAKVQLQTGTPAQQRATRRTLLRVLETILRLAHPLIPFITETLWQTVGPKSGKELVKQAKQTIALQPYPVAQPEKIDEQSEAWVAQIKAIVDACRNLRGAMQVPPGQKVPLWIHGPRELLANATPYLMALAKLTEVKIYSEESALEKDAPGAPIALVGNIKLLLKIEVDVAAERIRLGKEIERLANEINKAKGKLTNESFVARAPAEVVAQEKQRLVDFEQNHKKLVAQLERLK; encoded by the coding sequence ATGCCAAATGCCTCAAATACCCCTAATTCACCAGCGGCCAGCTCAGCAGGCGAGCTCGCCAAATCCTACGAACCAGCCCCGATAGAGGCCTACTGGGGTCCAGAATGGGAATGCCATGGTATTGCGGATGCCACGATGGACGCAGGCAAGGGGGATTTCTCAATTCAACTCCCCCCTCCAAATGTCACCGGCACCCTGCACATGGGTCATGCTTTTAACCAAACCATCATGGATGGCTTGGTACGTCACGCTCGCATGTCAGGCAAAAACACTTTATGGGTGCCCGGCACTGATCACGCTGGCATCGCCACACAAATTGTGGTTGAGCGCCAACTCGATGCGCAAAAAGTTTCTCGACACGACTTAGGTCGTGAAAAGTTTTTAGAGAAAGTATGGGAGTGGAAAGAAACCTCCGGAAATACGATTACCAGACAAATTCGTCGTCTCGGCGCTTCAATCGATTGGGGCAAAGAATATTTTACGATGGACAGCACGATGTCCAAAGCAGTGGTTGAAGTATTTGTCCAACTGCATGAGCAAGGTTTAATTTATCGTGGCAAACGTTTGGTCAACTGGGACCCCGTTCTCGGTACCGCTGTTTCTGATTTGGAAGTAGTCAGCGAAGAAGAAGATGGCTCAATGTGGCATATTCGTTACCCACTGGCTGATGGCTCCGGTCATCTCACTGTCGCCACTACGCGCCCAGAAACCTTATTGGGTGACGTTGCGGTGATGGTCAATCCAGAAGACGAGCGTTATAAACACCTCATTGGTAAATCAGTTCATTTGCCACTATGCAATCGTCAAATCCCCATCATTGCAGACGACTATGTTGATTTGAACTTTGGCACAGGCGTTGTCAAAGTCACTCCCGCGCACGACTTTAATGACTATGCGGTAGGTCAACGCCATCAACTGCCAATGATTAACATCCTCACTGTGGATGCCAAAATTAATGAGAGCGCTCCCATCGCTTACCAAGGCATGGAGCGTTTTGCAGCACGCAAACAAATCGTTTCTGATTTAGATGCCGCTGGGTTACTTGAAAAAGTTCAGCCACATAAATTGATGGTGCCACGCGGTGATCGCACGCAAACTATTATTGAGCCGATGTTGACTGACCAGTGGTTTGTGGCGATGTCCAAACTCAGTCCAGACAATCAATATCAACCTGGCTCATCCATTGCAGGCGCAGCTTTAGATGCCGTCACCAAAGGCGACATCAAACTCGTTCCTGAAAATTGGATAAACGCTTATACCCAGTGGTTTGAAAATATCCAGGACTGGTGTATCTCGCGTCAACTCTGGTGGGGTCATCAAATCCCCGCTTGGTATGGCGATGATGAGCAGACATTTGTAGCGCGCTCTGAAGAAGAAGCAAAAACCAAAGCGGCGGCGGCTGGTTATAATGGCAAACTCAATCGTGATCCCGACGTATTAGATACCTGGTTTAGCTCTGCGCTTGTGCCATTTAGCTCACTTGGCTGGCCAGACGAGACTCCCGCCTTAAATCACTTTTTACCTTCATCTGTCTTGGTGACTGGTTTTGACATCATCTTCTTCTGGGTAGCGCGCATGGTCATGATGACTTGCCACTTCACTGGCAAGGTCCCGTTCCATACGGTTTATGTGCATGGATTAGTACGTGATGCCGAAGGCCAAAAGATGAGTAAGTCTAAAGGCAATACCTTGGATCCGATTGATTTAATTGACGGCATTCAGATTGAAGAATTGGTAGGAAAACGAACTACTAGCCTCATGAATCCGAAACAAGCTGAGAGCATCAGCAAAAAAACGAAGAAAGAGTTTCCGGGTGGTATCCCCGCATTTGGCGCTGATGCCTTACGCTTTACTTTCGCATCTTTAGCATCGCTTGGTCGCAATATCAATTTTGATCAAAAACGTTGTGAAGGCTATCGCAATTTCTGCAACAAACTCTGGAACGCGACTCGCTTTGTGCTCATGAATTGCTCAGGCAATGACGAGGAGAACGGACTTGGATTATGCGATAACCAGTGTGTACCCGATGGCTATTTAGATTTTTCACCAGCCGATCGCTGGATCGTCTCTCAACTTCAAAGAACCGAAGCAGAAGTGGCTAAAGGCTTTGAAAACTATCGTTTTGACAATATCGCCAGCAGCATTTACCAGTTTGTTTGGGATGAATATTGCGATTGGTACTTAGAGCTTGCTAAGGTGCAATTGCAGACTGGAACTCCAGCGCAGCAACGTGCCACTCGCCGCACCCTGTTACGCGTTTTAGAAACCATCTTGCGCCTGGCGCATCCATTAATTCCGTTTATCACTGAAACGCTTTGGCAAACAGTTGGCCCTAAATCTGGGAAAGAATTGGTCAAGCAAGCTAAACAGACTATTGCGCTCCAGCCTTATCCTGTTGCTCAACCTGAAAAAATTGATGAACAAAGCGAAGCTTGGGTTGCGCAAATCAAAGCGATTGTGGATGCCTGCCGTAACCTGCGTGGCGCGATGCAAGTACCTCCTGGTCAAAAAGTACCGCTTTGGATTCATGGTCCACGGGAATTGTTAGCAAACGCGACGCCTTATTTAATGGCACTCGCCAAGCTAACAGAGGTCAAGATCTATAGTGAAGAATCCGCTCTAGAAAAAGATGCTCCTGGAGCGCCAATTGCCTTGGTAGGGAATATCAAGCTCTTGCTCAAGATTGAAGTAGATGTTGCCGCCGAACGCATTCGCTTGGGCAAGGAAATTGAACGTCTAGCGAATGAAATCAATAAAGCCAAGGGCAAGTTGACAAACGAAAGCTTTGTGGCTCGCGCCCCAGCTGAAGTAGTTGCCCAAGAAAAACAGCGCCTTGTTGATTTCGAGCAAAATCATAAGAAGCTTGTTGCACAATTAGAGCGTCTGAAATAA
- the galU gene encoding UTP--glucose-1-phosphate uridylyltransferase GalU — MPLSTKAVNKAVFPVAGLGTRFLPATKASPKEMLNVVDKPLIQYAVEEAIAAGITQMIFVTGRSKRAIEDHFDKAYELEAELEAKNKQALLEIVRSVKPSHVDCVYVRQPEALGLGHAVLCAEKLVRDEPFAVILADDLLDGQPPVLKQMLKVFDEQNGSVLAVEKIDPAKSSSYGIVSGAEVGKGIYRLNGIVEKPQPKDAPSNLAVVGRYVLSSEIFANIRNLKPGAGGEIQLTDAIASLLTEGPVFAYEYDGVRYDCGSKLGYLKASVEFALRHPEVSADFTAYLKSRSLL; from the coding sequence ATGCCATTAAGCACCAAAGCAGTCAACAAAGCAGTCTTTCCTGTCGCGGGCTTAGGCACACGATTTTTGCCAGCCACAAAAGCCAGCCCGAAAGAAATGTTGAATGTGGTCGATAAACCACTTATTCAATACGCCGTTGAAGAGGCCATCGCCGCTGGCATCACCCAGATGATTTTTGTCACCGGTCGCAGCAAACGCGCCATTGAAGATCACTTTGATAAAGCGTATGAATTAGAGGCTGAACTCGAAGCCAAGAATAAACAAGCCCTCTTAGAAATCGTTCGCAGTGTTAAGCCAAGCCATGTAGATTGCGTGTATGTTCGTCAACCAGAAGCCCTGGGCTTAGGTCACGCAGTCCTATGCGCGGAAAAATTAGTGCGCGATGAACCCTTCGCCGTCATCTTAGCGGATGACTTATTGGATGGCCAACCGCCAGTCCTGAAGCAAATGCTGAAAGTATTTGACGAGCAAAATGGTTCAGTTTTAGCGGTAGAAAAAATTGATCCCGCCAAGAGCAGCTCATACGGCATTGTTTCTGGTGCCGAGGTTGGTAAAGGTATTTATCGCCTAAATGGGATTGTGGAGAAGCCGCAGCCGAAAGATGCGCCATCCAATTTAGCAGTTGTAGGACGCTACGTTCTGTCATCAGAGATCTTTGCCAATATTCGCAACCTCAAGCCTGGCGCTGGCGGAGAAATTCAACTCACCGATGCGATCGCTTCTTTGCTGACAGAAGGGCCTGTATTTGCTTATGAGTACGATGGGGTACGTTACGACTGCGGTAGCAAGTTGGGCTATCTCAAAGCTTCTGTTGAGTTTGCTTTGCGTCATCCAGAAGTTTCCGCTGACTTTACCGCTTATCTTAAAAGCCGCTCATTGCTGTAA
- a CDS encoding sulfurtransferase TusA family protein: MSEAVNIAFNAEVDAIGMNCPLPILRTKKALATMHSGEVLKIKATDAGAAHDFPAFAKQTGNELLASTTEGDVLVFFMKRR; the protein is encoded by the coding sequence ATGAGCGAAGCGGTCAATATTGCTTTTAATGCGGAAGTGGACGCCATTGGCATGAACTGCCCATTACCGATTTTGCGCACTAAAAAAGCGTTAGCAACCATGCACTCGGGCGAAGTCTTGAAGATTAAGGCAACTGATGCTGGGGCTGCTCATGACTTTCCTGCATTTGCTAAGCAGACCGGTAATGAGCTACTCGCCAGCACTACCGAAGGCGATGTCTTGGTCTTCTTCATGAAGCGTAGATAG
- the alaS gene encoding alanine--tRNA ligase has translation MKVSQIRQAYLDFFAKKGHQIVQSSPVVPGDDPTLLFTNAGMNQFKDVFLGFDKRPYQRATTAQKCIRAGGKHNDLDNVGYTARHHTFFEMLGNFSFGDYFKKDAIQFAWDLLTQVFKLPKEKLLVTVYAEDDEAYEIWNKQIGVPADRIIRIGDNKGARYASDNFWMMGNTGPCGPCTEIFYDHGEHIPGGPPGSPDEDGDRFIEIWNNVFMQFNRDEAGVMYLLPKPSVDTGMGLERIAAVLQHVHSNYEIDLFVNLIKASKEAVAAAGGENCDANSPSLKVIADHIRACSFIVVDGVIPGNAGRGYVSRRIARRAICHGYKLGARKPFFYQLVPALVKEMGDAYPELRAAQDKVSEVIKQEEERFFQTIANGMEILDGALAGGARMVDGETAFRLHDTFGFPLDLTADVCRERGVTVDADGFEVAMQKQRDRARASGKFKVAQGLDYKGQSTQFHGYDTLKHEGAKVTALYVDGSAVPSVKAGDAAVIALDNTPFYAESGGQVGDKGELRNESILFAVEDTLKIQADVFGHQGEVLEGELKVGDSINALVDTQQRTDTMRNHSATHILHKALREVLGDHVQQKGSLVDVTKTRFDFTHNAPITAEQIRRIEDIVNQEILENSATSGKVMSLDDAQKTGAMMLFGEKYGDEVRVLEIGSSKELCGGTHVARTGDIGILKIVSEGGVAAGIRRVEAVTGNHALHFLQGLEDKINEAAAILKTHPGDLVNRVAQLQESLRQAERELEKVNSKLAASQGDELAGQAIDVNGLKVLSARLDGADAGVLRETMDALKAKLTTAAIVLASVQGDKVRLIAGVTADSIGKVKAGDLVNFVAQQVGGKGGGKPEMAMAGGNDPSKLGTALAGVKDWVASK, from the coding sequence ATGAAAGTCTCCCAAATTCGCCAGGCTTACCTGGATTTCTTCGCCAAAAAAGGCCATCAAATCGTCCAATCCAGCCCGGTAGTGCCGGGGGACGATCCAACCCTGCTATTTACCAATGCAGGTATGAATCAGTTCAAAGACGTGTTTTTGGGCTTTGATAAGCGCCCTTATCAGCGCGCTACCACTGCCCAAAAGTGTATTAGGGCGGGTGGAAAACATAACGACTTGGATAACGTGGGCTATACGGCTCGTCACCATACCTTTTTTGAGATGTTGGGTAATTTCTCCTTTGGGGATTATTTCAAGAAGGACGCCATTCAATTTGCATGGGATTTATTGACCCAAGTATTCAAGTTGCCAAAAGAGAAGCTTTTGGTCACCGTATATGCGGAAGATGATGAGGCTTATGAGATTTGGAATAAGCAAATCGGCGTTCCCGCTGATCGCATCATTCGTATTGGCGACAACAAAGGCGCGCGTTACGCATCAGACAATTTCTGGATGATGGGTAACACAGGTCCCTGCGGGCCTTGTACTGAAATTTTTTACGATCACGGTGAGCATATTCCAGGTGGCCCTCCCGGAAGTCCAGATGAAGATGGCGATCGTTTTATCGAAATTTGGAATAACGTCTTCATGCAGTTCAACCGCGATGAAGCGGGTGTTATGTACCTATTGCCTAAGCCTAGCGTGGATACCGGTATGGGTCTTGAGCGCATTGCGGCAGTTTTGCAGCACGTGCACTCCAATTATGAAATCGACCTCTTCGTCAATCTAATCAAGGCTTCCAAGGAAGCGGTAGCTGCTGCCGGCGGTGAAAACTGCGATGCTAATAGTCCCTCATTGAAGGTGATTGCTGACCACATTCGCGCTTGTAGTTTTATCGTAGTGGATGGTGTGATTCCAGGTAACGCAGGTCGTGGATATGTATCGCGTCGCATTGCGCGTCGTGCGATTTGTCATGGATACAAACTGGGTGCTCGCAAACCATTCTTTTATCAGCTGGTGCCTGCGCTTGTAAAAGAGATGGGTGATGCTTATCCAGAATTACGCGCTGCGCAAGACAAGGTGAGTGAAGTCATCAAGCAAGAAGAAGAGCGTTTCTTCCAGACGATTGCGAATGGCATGGAAATTTTGGATGGCGCGTTGGCTGGCGGCGCAAGGATGGTTGATGGTGAAACTGCTTTCCGCTTACATGACACTTTTGGCTTCCCATTAGATTTAACTGCTGACGTTTGTCGTGAGCGTGGGGTGACTGTCGACGCCGATGGCTTTGAGGTGGCGATGCAAAAGCAACGTGATCGAGCAAGAGCTTCTGGTAAGTTCAAGGTAGCTCAGGGCTTGGACTACAAAGGGCAGTCAACCCAGTTCCATGGTTATGACACCTTAAAACATGAGGGTGCGAAAGTGACTGCCCTGTACGTGGATGGCTCGGCAGTCCCATCAGTTAAGGCTGGGGATGCAGCTGTAATCGCTTTAGATAACACCCCTTTCTATGCTGAATCTGGTGGCCAGGTTGGCGATAAAGGCGAGCTGCGCAATGAAAGCATCCTCTTCGCGGTTGAAGATACCCTCAAGATTCAAGCTGATGTATTTGGCCATCAAGGTGAAGTACTTGAGGGTGAGCTCAAAGTGGGCGATTCGATTAATGCCCTAGTTGATACCCAACAGAGAACCGATACGATGCGCAACCATAGCGCCACCCATATCTTGCACAAAGCATTGCGTGAGGTGCTAGGTGATCATGTGCAACAAAAGGGTTCCTTAGTAGATGTTACTAAGACCCGTTTTGACTTTACCCATAATGCGCCCATTACGGCTGAGCAAATTCGCCGTATTGAAGATATCGTCAATCAAGAGATCCTGGAAAACAGTGCCACCTCAGGCAAGGTCATGTCTTTAGATGATGCGCAAAAGACCGGTGCCATGATGCTCTTTGGCGAGAAATATGGAGATGAAGTCCGCGTGCTGGAGATTGGCTCTTCCAAGGAATTGTGTGGTGGTACGCACGTAGCGCGCACGGGAGACATTGGTATTTTAAAGATTGTTTCTGAGGGCGGTGTCGCTGCTGGTATCCGTCGTGTTGAGGCGGTAACCGGAAATCATGCATTGCATTTCCTGCAAGGTCTTGAAGACAAAATCAACGAAGCCGCAGCGATTCTGAAAACCCATCCTGGGGATTTGGTCAATCGGGTTGCGCAACTGCAAGAAAGCTTGCGTCAAGCTGAACGTGAACTAGAGAAAGTCAATTCCAAATTAGCCGCAAGCCAGGGTGATGAGTTGGCTGGGCAAGCAATTGATGTGAACGGCCTCAAAGTGTTGTCCGCCCGTTTGGATGGCGCTGATGCTGGCGTATTGCGCGAAACGATGGACGCCCTTAAGGCTAAGTTGACAACTGCCGCCATTGTGTTGGCATCGGTTCAAGGTGATAAGGTAAGATTAATCGCCGGCGTAACCGCTGACTCTATTGGTAAAGTTAAAGCGGGTGATTTAGTGAATTTTGTCGCTCAGCAGGTGGGTGGCAAAGGCGGCGGCAAACCTGAGATGGCGATGGCTGGCGGCAATGATCCAAGTAAGCTTGGAACCGCGTTAGCTGGCGTTAAAGATTGGGTGGCAAGTAAATGA